From the Platichthys flesus chromosome 6, fPlaFle2.1, whole genome shotgun sequence genome, one window contains:
- the cd151 gene encoding CD151 antigen isoform X2, giving the protein METRGDKAHTCGTICLKYLLFLFNILFWLAGGAVLAVGVWTLVEKSDYISLLNSGFYSASAYILIAAGVIVIVTGIIGCCATLKEMKSLLAVYLVLLLCIFLLEVIAGVLAYINYQELDDELRQNLKVTMQQKYQQPGEESVTQAVDRLQQEFKCCGSNNFSDWRDSAWIRAPDNRQLVPDSCCKTPSDLCGRRDHPSNIYKVEGGCIMKLEEFILSQLYILGAVGIGIAFLQLVGMMFTCCLYRNLKEDPY; this is encoded by the exons atGGAAACTCGAGGGGACAAAGCTCACACCTGTGGGACAATCTGTCTGAAATATCTACTGTTTCTATTCAATATTCTTTTCTGG CTGGCAGGAGGAGCAGTGCTGGCAGTGGGAGTGTGGACGCTGGTGGAAAAGAGCGACTACATCAGTTTACTCAACTCCGGCTTTTATTCAGCCTCAGCTTACATCCTGATAGCTGCCGGGGTCATCGTCATAGTGACCGGGATAATCGGATGCTGTGCCACtctgaaggagatgaagagtctTTTGGCTGTG TATCTGGTCTTGTTGCTGTGTATCTTCCTACTGGAAGTCATTGCTGGAGTGCTGGCCTACATAAACTACCAGGAG CTGGACGACGAGCTCAGACAGAACCTGAAGGTGACCATGCAGCAGAAATACCAGCAGCCGGGGGAGGAGAGCGTCACGCAGGCGGTGGACAGGCTTCAGCAGGAG TTTAAGTGCTGTGGCAGTAACAACTTCTCAGACTGGAGGGACAGCGCATGGATCCGGGCTCCAGATAACAGGCAGCTGGTTCCTGATAGTTGCTGTAAAACTCCCAGTGACCTCTGTGGCCGAAGGGACCATCCCTCCAACATCTACAAAGTGGAG GGAGGCTGCATTATGAAACTTGAGGAATTCATCCTGAGTCAGTTGTATATTCTTGGGGCAGTGGGCATTGGCATTGCATTTCTTCAG CTTGTTGGGATGATGTTCACCTGCTGCCTTTACAGAAATTTGAAAGAGGATCCATACTGA
- the cracr2b gene encoding EF-hand calcium-binding domain-containing protein 4A encodes MSKWLNDGEVLVGQGSGEAVPASPRPRGFAVGSPRHSLGSSPLVSPRAAAAGSPQTETMGKAKELFLLCDKEGKGFITKRDMQRLQRELPLSPEQLETVFESLDRESNGFLTPVEFNTGLGEFVGLEDTSESSPGEAVEDADQLHWSQDATAVRFVNILMELGADKLFKDQQELCSMWCELQRERPELLSVLESVLVHTVSHLQDSIRERDSLEQALRRRESEHDQVVRSIYEDLESQLREERQKHQAQDAVRLMQRGKQLEEELKMREQELENTMTKQKELETRVRQLSCEQVNFKEQNQQLRSLNVQLQDQMESTREQLQAALGQLSLLQLNAAQEQVDRQRNVVKVSKNIQKEKDSLFRQLELLKDMNKRLRDEKDAQHSQKRNPNVKKTLEKRGSVIGNYLLQDKPLKRQLSSSDELEQNKDTEMKNASKRHQPTCRVGGGNVEQTQTQSKIVSRQRVFKVVFLGNSVVGKSSFIQHYCTGSFLSNTSSTVGLDFQMKTLTVDSTTVTLQLWDTAGQERFRSITEQYYRKADGVLAMYDVTHSPSFKALRGWMDSVKEKMCEGAVLMLLGNKLDLADAHSRQVTTREGQRLAEQHQALFYECSAKTGHNMEELMTHLARTLLAQHDRQCVDALLLSEDTSTKGCCT; translated from the exons ATGTCTAAGTGGCTGAATGATGGCGAGGTGCTCGTGGGTCAGGGCAGTGGCGAGGCTGTGCCAGCGAGCCCGAGACCGCGGGGCTTTGCTGTTGGGAGCCCCAGGCATAGTTTGGGAAGCAGCCCACTGGTGTcacccagagcagcagcagcaggaagtccGCAGACCGAGACCATGGGCAAGGCCAAGGAGCTGTTTCTGCTCTGTGACAAAGAGGGGAAAGGCTTCATCACAAAGAGGGACATGCAG aggctgcagagagagcTGCCGCTGTCTCCTGAACAGCTGGAGACGGTGTTTGAGAGTCTGGACCGAGAGAGCAATGGATTCCTCACTCCTGTTGAGTTCAACACTGGACTCG GCGAGTTTGTGGGACTTGAGGACACGTCTGAGTCGAGTCCAGGCGAAGCGGTGGAGGATGCGGACCAACTGCACTGGTCCCAGGATGCCACTGCAGTCAGATTTGTAAACATACTGATGGAGCTGGGTGCTGACAAGCTTTTTAAAGA TCAGCAGGAGCTTTGTTCTATGTGGTGTGAGCTCCAGAGAGAAAGACCAGAGCTGCTCAGTGTCCTGGAGAGTGTCTTGGTCCACACAGTGTCCCATTTACAGGACtccatcagagagagagacagcctGGAACAAGCTCTGCGCAG ACGCGAGAGCGAACACGATCAGGTTGTTCGATCCATTTATGAAGACCTGGAAAGTCAactcagagaggagagacagaaacatcAGGCTCAG GACGCTGTTAGACTGATGCAAAGAGGGAAGCAACTTGAAGAGGAGCTGAAGATGCGAGAGCAGGAGCTAGAGAACACAATGACCAAACAGAAAGAG CTGGAGACCAGAGTCCGGCAGCTCAGCTGTGAGCAGGTGAACTTCAAGGAGCAGAACCAGCAGCTGCGGAGCCTCAATGTCCAGCTACAGGACCAGATGGAGAGCaccagagagcagctgcaggcCGCTCTGGGTCAGCTCAGCCTATTGCAGCTCAACGCTGCCCAGGAACAAGTGGACAGACAGAG AAATGTGGTGAAGGTGTCAAAGAACATTCAGAAAGAGAAGGACAGCCTGTTTAGACAACTGGAACTGCTGAA GGATATGAACAAACGGCTGCGAGATGAAAAAGACGCTCAACACTCTCAGAAGAGG AATCCAAATGTCAAAAAGACTTTGGAGAAGAGAGGCTCAGTCATAGGTAACTACTTACTGCAAGACAAGCCACTGAAAAG ACAGCTGAGCTCATCTGATGAGTTGGAGCagaacaaagacacagagatgaAAAATGCATCCAAGAGACACCAGCCAACATGTAGAGTCGGGGGGGGAAATGTTGAACAGACTCAAACTCAG AGCAAAATTGTCAGTCGTCAGCGAGTGTTCAAGGTGGTATTCTTGGGTAACTCAGTTGTGGGTAAAAGCTCCTTCATCCAGCACTACTGCACAGGAAGCTTCCTCAGTAACACAAGCTCTACTGTCG GTTTGGATTTCCAGATGAAAACCTTAACTGTGGACTCCACCACCGTCACCCTGCAGCTGTGGGACACTGCGGGACAGGAGAG GTTTCGCAGCATCACTGAGCAGTACTACAGGAAGGCCGACGGTGTCCTCGCCATGTACGACGTAACTCACTCCCCCTCCTTCAAAGCGCTGAGAGGATGGATGGACTCTGTGAAG GAGAAGATGTGTGAAGGTGCCGTGTTAATGCTGCTGGGGAACAAGCTGGATCTGGCAGACGCACACAGCAGGCAGGTGACCACAAGGGAGGGGCAGAGGCTGGCAGAG CAGCACCAAGCTTTGTTTTACGAGTGCAGTGCCAAGACCGGAcataacatggaggagctgatgaCTCACCTGGCAAG gacGTTGCTCGCCCAGCATGATCGACAGTGTGTAGATGCCCTTTTACTGAGCGAGGACACATCTACAAAAGGCTGTTGTACataa
- the tmem138 gene encoding transmembrane protein 138 — protein sequence MLQTGNYSLVLLIQLSLLCYDLFVNSFSELLRGEPVIQLVLFIIQDIAILFNVIIVLLMMFNTYVFQVGLVSLLLERFRALMICSALYLTLSICFHCWVLNLRWLDSNRFVWTDGLQALFVFQRTAAVLYYYLYKRTAEYMGDPRLYEDSLWLRDAFARARQ from the exons atgcTGCAGACTGGTAACTACTCACTGGTGCTGCTGATCCAGCTCTCACTGTTGTGCTATGACCTCTTCGTCAACTCCTTCAGTGAACTTCTGAGGGGAGAGCCTGTCATCCAGCTCGTGCTATTCAT AATCCAGGACATTGCCATCTTATTCAACGTGATCATCGTCCTGTTGATGATGTTCAACACCTACGTGTTCCAGGTCGGGCtagtgtctctgctgctggagaggtTCAGGGCTCTGATGATATGCTCCGCCCTCTACCTGACCCTAAGCATCTGCTTCCACTGCTGGGTGTTG AATCTTAGATGGCTCGACTCAAACCGTTTTGTTTGGACCGATGGTCTTCAagctctttttgttttccagagAACAG CGGCAGTGTTGTATTACTACTTGTACAAACGCACAGCAGAGTACATGGGGGACCCCCGGCTGTATGAGGACTCTCTCTGGCTGCGTGACGCCTTCGCCAGAGCCCGACAGTGA
- the cd151 gene encoding CD151 antigen isoform X1, whose product METRGDKAHTCGTICLKYLLFLFNILFWLAGGAVLAVGVWTLVEKSDYISLLNSGFYSASAYILIAAGVIVIVTGIIGCCATLKEMKSLLAVYLVLLLCIFLLEVIAGVLAYINYQECFPFCYQLDDELRQNLKVTMQQKYQQPGEESVTQAVDRLQQEFKCCGSNNFSDWRDSAWIRAPDNRQLVPDSCCKTPSDLCGRRDHPSNIYKVEGGCIMKLEEFILSQLYILGAVGIGIAFLQLVGMMFTCCLYRNLKEDPY is encoded by the exons atGGAAACTCGAGGGGACAAAGCTCACACCTGTGGGACAATCTGTCTGAAATATCTACTGTTTCTATTCAATATTCTTTTCTGG CTGGCAGGAGGAGCAGTGCTGGCAGTGGGAGTGTGGACGCTGGTGGAAAAGAGCGACTACATCAGTTTACTCAACTCCGGCTTTTATTCAGCCTCAGCTTACATCCTGATAGCTGCCGGGGTCATCGTCATAGTGACCGGGATAATCGGATGCTGTGCCACtctgaaggagatgaagagtctTTTGGCTGTG TATCTGGTCTTGTTGCTGTGTATCTTCCTACTGGAAGTCATTGCTGGAGTGCTGGCCTACATAAACTACCAGGAG TGTTTCCCTTTCTGCTACCAG CTGGACGACGAGCTCAGACAGAACCTGAAGGTGACCATGCAGCAGAAATACCAGCAGCCGGGGGAGGAGAGCGTCACGCAGGCGGTGGACAGGCTTCAGCAGGAG TTTAAGTGCTGTGGCAGTAACAACTTCTCAGACTGGAGGGACAGCGCATGGATCCGGGCTCCAGATAACAGGCAGCTGGTTCCTGATAGTTGCTGTAAAACTCCCAGTGACCTCTGTGGCCGAAGGGACCATCCCTCCAACATCTACAAAGTGGAG GGAGGCTGCATTATGAAACTTGAGGAATTCATCCTGAGTCAGTTGTATATTCTTGGGGCAGTGGGCATTGGCATTGCATTTCTTCAG CTTGTTGGGATGATGTTCACCTGCTGCCTTTACAGAAATTTGAAAGAGGATCCATACTGA
- the tmem258 gene encoding transmembrane protein 258 — protein MELEAMTRYTSPVNPAVFPHLTVVLLAIGMFFTAWFFVYEVTSTKYTRDVYKELLISLVASLFMGFGVLFLLLWVGIYV, from the exons ATG gaacTCGAGGCCATGACCAGATACACCAGCCCGGTGAACCCGGCTGTGTTCCCCCACCTCACCGTGGTGCTGCTGGCCATCGGCATGTTCTTCACCGCCTGGTTCTTCGT CTATGAAGTGACTTCAACAAAATACACCAGGGACGTCTACAAAGAGCTGCTGATCTCCCTCGTCGCTTCGCTCTTCATGGGCTTCGGTGTCTTGTTCTTGTTACTCTGGGTTGGCATCTATGTATGA